In a single window of the Diabrotica undecimpunctata isolate CICGRU chromosome 11, icDiaUnde3, whole genome shotgun sequence genome:
- the LOC140452821 gene encoding uncharacterized protein — MANKENMTRELRVLQTNMGTARLAHDLAETAAVEKNIDVLVTAEPNPTAVKGRGWFVDTTGRAAVRIYNRKLRVYEIKPKEGYVIVRMEGVRLVCCYISPNVTVGEYEMKIDEIMQEVANTGGEYVVLGDFNAKAADWGSPITDARGRTLTDWVGALDLVVLNTGLEPTFVRRGTGTYIDVTMATQEIAAKAVG, encoded by the coding sequence ATGgcaaacaaagaaaacatgacTCGAGAGCTGAGAGTGCTCCAAACTAATATGGGAACGGCAAGACTAGCACATGATCTTGCTGAGACTGCCGcagtagaaaagaacatcgaTGTGCTGGTGACGGCGGAACCAAATCCAACAGCGGTGAAAGGAAGAGGATGGTTTGTAGATACGACCGGGAGAGCTGCTGTACGAATCTACAATAGGAAACTTCGAGTGTATGAAATTAAGCCGAAAGAAGGATATGTGATTGTTCGGATGGAGGGGGTGCGACTGGTCTGCTGTTATATTTCTCCAAACGTGACGGTGGGCGAGTACGAGATGAAGATAGACGAGATCATGCAGGAAGTGGCAAACACAGGAGGAGAATACGTAgtgctgggagattttaacgcaaaagcaGCGGACTGGGGATCTCCCATCACCGATGCTCGCGGCAGGACACTAACTGACTGGGTGGGTGCTCTAGACCTAGTGGTTCTGAACACAGGTCTGGAACCTACGTTTGTTAGGAGAGGTACAGGTACGTACATCGACGTGACCATGGCGACACAAGAAATAGCGGCGAAAGCAGTAGGTTGA